The window TGGTTCAGTGGTAGGGTCGCTCAAAGTATCCGCTGTAGGGAAAACAAAAGGCCTAACTAATTACACCTGGGCATAAAACCTCTACAAATTTGTGATCATTTATATAAAATCTACAGCCTTTATCTGTTTCACTGATCTGTTAAACTCACATTTTGTTGATTTAGTTATCAAATTTTCACCAGCGGGAGGCTTCCTACTTTTGATACCAAAATAAATTGCTACAAAGACTCAACAAAGAGCAATAATAAAAACTACTACTCCGAAGTCTCAGCACCTCCTCATTTAGGACTGTTTTCTATCTGATTTTCTCCCCCAACAAAAATGGGCTACTCTTAAGCGAGAACACCCTGGGATGAAAACCAGATATGATTGTAGTCTGTTTTTTCATACTTGGGGAGATTTTCTGTGCTTTCTTGTAATCGGAATTCCAGATGTGTGGGAGGCTACAAGCAGGATTAGTACGTCACATGTTTTGGTCAACCCTCCAGTACACCCGCAGATAATGCCCTCTCCTACGAAGACACTGTTGTAGCTCagctatgaaataaaaaatgtgaaatttgtTTCAGAGCTTTTAGCAGAGCATGAGAAGTAGATGTCAGTTAAGTACTTTGCACACAACTGAATTCAGTTATGTTCAAACTGTGCAGTTCTCCAGAAACATCCCATAATTATAGTAACCTCTTTGCCATTACAACAAAGACTACAAAAGCtggataacattttttttctcttggaaACTGTGGTTTTATCTCAGAGGTCAAACGTCTGGCTCTTTATCCTCTTTGGACTCCACTGTAAACACTGGGAAACCTTTGGACCACTCCCCCTGTTGCTGATGATCATTCCCGGCTACGGCTGAGCCACTATGGCCACGTCAACCATCAAAGAGTTTCTTGTAACTTATTTAATGCCAGAAAAATGCTACTACGAGCTCTTCCTGAACTTTCACTTTCACGGTGAGGCTTCCGGCTGACACTTTCAACCGACTGGGTGAAATGGAAACTTAATTTTTCCAGATGCAGATGAGTGATAGCGGGGGCTGGGCGGAGGGTGCGTGGGGACGAGGGAAAGTAAAGATGttggttttttggggtttttttgccttttgCCACCTACAGTGCGAACTTATTTGGAGATCTGACGTTGAGGTACATCTTCATTGTCTGagagttttcttttgtgttacAGTGCCATGCCTAAAGTTCGTACTAAACAAAACTGCCGGATTCTGGATCATACTGGACACATTCCTGGGTAAGACGCTGTGATTTAATCATGTGTTTCAAAGCAGATCACAGCATACTGTATCAATGACAAACGAGGTTCATTAACAGGGCAGTTTCAcatttaagaaacaaaacaagaaaagacaTACTAACGCAATCGCATTTTTCCTCCCTCTAACCTCCCTTTACACGATAATCATGATGGATAATAATCAAATCATCATAACATTTTGTAAGACTCCCTCATTGCTGGTGCAGATAACATCTGGCCAAGCGGTTAAGCCACCGCATTAGCATGTCGTCTTCATgcaaaatgcagaaacaaatGACGGCGGGAAACGGATTCATGCCACAGCACAATGCACATGAATATTTGCGTATTTATGTGGTTATTACCATGTGGCTTTTTTTAGGGGGACGGTTCCAAAAATTCTAAATTTGTCACAGGAAGCTCTCAGTACAGGTGAGCCAATCAGAATTGCACGACATTTTCAGTCCCACCCATGAATTTAGAAATAATCCATGCACAAAATTCTTAAGCATAAAACACTGCTCTGATGCAAAATGTAAATCTAGCTGAACAAATGGTTCCAGTATGCTATTTAAAATGCATATGCCTCTTGCAAACCAAAATTGCATCTTTATCTACTCTCCCAACTTTTTAAAACTAATTCACATGTTTAATATAAGCCAAAATAAGTTGAGTAAATccacttttttctttgcttgcttgttttttgttttgattttgttgacATAGGTCCATTTTagttaatataataataattgtgTCCCAGAATGCATGCGCAACCTGCTTACTGTAACCTCTTTAGTCTGGGAAATGAAGAGTATAAATAGACATGATCAAGCCCACGTACAAACACCATGGGTACACCAAATTTCAGTGCCAGTATTTTTCTAGTCTTTTGTGACCACACTGAGTGTGTCCTTTTGACCAATACAACCCTGTTACTCATATtaccaaaaaagacaaaatattttcagtttcCCTCCTTTATTTATAGAACTACATTTATCCTTGACTTTCACAGGTCATTCCACTTGTGTGGTCCTGGGGATTTTTAAGATTTTAGACTTTCAGGTTTTAATATTCTCTTTGATTCCTAGTTTgtttaatgttcatgtttggtttgtgtgtttttagcaCATTTAGTCTAAAAACTCTTCCCCTCGATTAGTTATCTCACCTAGTTAGTTGTtccttatgttttgtttttagttttgccTTCCTTGTCTCCTCCTGTGTGATCTGGATTAGTTGTGTCCCCCCCACGTGTCTCCTCTCTGCCTCAATCACACACAGAGAGGTGATTGTCCTTTATCAGAGTTTCTGTTCACTTCCCcccagtgtgtgtgttcaaGCTTTATGATTCACTAGTGTATCGTTTTGAGTTTCCCCATTTTGACTTCGTGTGTTGCTTTTATGACGACCTGCAAACAGTTGATAAGCGGctcgtttttttctttatttcagttTACCTCTCTGCGTCTGCATTTTGGCCCAATTTTAGAATGACGCTGACTGACTCAGATGTTTGACTTGCAATGAgtgctttctgtctttttcatgTTGGTCCAGATATGGACCattaatttctcctctaatgACCAAATGTCACCTGATTCCCTGTTGTTTCCATGCAGCACAACTGCCTCAGTTGATAAAGATGTTATGGGGAGGAAGTGCAGAGGGTCTGAGTCTTAGCGCCTTCTTCTTGCAGCTTTATGCTTTCTCGTGTCCTGTTGTGTACGCTATGGCCAACAACTTCCCACTCTTGTAAGTAAGCTGATGCGCAGATCACACCGTTCGTAGGATTTCCCATTCATGCCATGCTTTACACCACTCAAGTTCAAATTCTCAGTCTGTTCATCATGCATGACTCACTTGCTCAAGCCCTGCATAGGCACACCCCAAATCCTCTCAACTTAATCACAGTGGGTGACTTAatttttttaccttttctttCTGTGCTACCTTAAATGTATTTCACTTGAACTGTTCAACAGTGCCTGGGCTGATAGGCTCTTCATGCTTGCCCAGACAGTGGCGATCGTCTTCCTCATCTTCCATTATCGCGGTGATACGGTCCGAGGTGAGCACATGCATCTGCAGATTTTGCAGAGGCAGAGTACAAAGAGCAGTCCAACATGACATACTTTCACCGAGGCAGGCAGGTCCCTCCACACTAATACAAATAATTAAGCGGTGACAGTGACAGTTAAGACAGTGTCCCccagtttttatgttttcaatTTGATACTGATTTTTGGAGATTTAACACACAGTTGCTTTTTTTTGGCCCTATTTCTCAGGGGTAAAGGATTAATTAAAACAATGCCCAGATCTGGATTGACTCCAGGAGTTAATCAGCGGGTTAAGGCATGATATTTATGACTTGAATGTGAAACTATTGGAAATCTCCAGCACTTGGCTGCTTCTTCACAGAAATGAACTTTGAGTGACACTTTAAGGAATCAGCTGCGGTCATGCAGGGTCTGAATTGCATTAAAGAAcctctgtgttttttgtggTCATGCAGAATCAGCCAGATTCTCCAAGTGTTATATTTGGAGCTGTTATATCTGAACATGGAAAAAACAACACAGTGATGTAGTGATTGTAGGGTTTGAACAAAGTCCCTCAAGGACAGGGTGGCTGTGCTTTCAAATAGCGCCACCTTGTGGTGTTGCTGTATTCTTCATATATAATtgtggtttctgtttctgttgcaGGAGTTCTGCTCCTCTTTGCTCTCTGTGGTGTAATGCTCCTCCTGTGCTCctatgcagcagcagcagtcatcTCAGTGATACAGGCCTCCAGTTTGGCGGCTTTCATTGCAAGCAAGGTAGCAACTTATCAACTTGCCTCATTTATGAGCTGTTCTATGATAAATGTGATCACTGAactgtaatttttcttttttaagtgcaCGGTGAACACATTTAGTGGATTTGTTATTTACAGGTTCTCCAGGCTACAACAAACTATCACAACGGCCACACGGGTCAACTATCCACTCTGTCAGTGTTGCTTTCATTTGCAGGGTGTCTGGGTGTGGCCTTTGTTTCTTTACAGGTATGCAGTTAAGAATTACTAGCAGACATATGTGCACAACCGCATAGTTGTGGTTATACTAACTGGAACAACTTGAAACTTTTTTTATAGGAAAATGGAAACTCTCCTGTGAGTTTGTCACACATACTGTCAGCCTGTCTCAGCTGTGTCCTTCTGGCTCAGATCCTCTGCTACAAGGCCGGCGCTGTCAGCACTACAAAGAAGACAGTGTagagcacagtgatgatgctgcctGTTATTATATTGTGCCTGAGGTTGGCCTGTCAAGTACGGAGCCAAAGTAGCAGTAAATGTTTacagatttttcctttttaatatgTCCAAATGCCACTGTCACGTGTTTTGTGTGAAATATTATGTCTGTTTTAGGTTATTGTGACCTAAGGGGATAGAAAAAATACTTTGTTGACCACCAGGGATTCAAA of the Maylandia zebra isolate NMK-2024a linkage group LG10, Mzebra_GT3a, whole genome shotgun sequence genome contains:
- the LOC101466082 gene encoding mannose-P-dolichol utilization defect 1 protein, with the protein product MATSTIKEFLVTYLMPEKCYYELFLNFHFHVPCLKFVLNKTAGFWIILDTFLAQLPQLIKMLWGGSAEGLSLSAFFLQLYAFSCPVVYAMANNFPLFAWADRLFMLAQTVAIVFLIFHYRGDTVRGVLLLFALCGVMLLLCSYAAAAVISVIQASSLAAFIASKVLQATTNYHNGHTGQLSTLSVLLSFAGCLGVAFVSLQENGNSPVSLSHILSACLSCVLLAQILCYKAGAVSTTKKTV